A stretch of DNA from Odontesthes bonariensis isolate fOdoBon6 chromosome 2, fOdoBon6.hap1, whole genome shotgun sequence:
gatatctttgaacttatctggactgtttctggttttttaattaatttaaatgattttatttgttcctctttatattcttttatgtattttaattatttttatttgtttctctttatattcttttaatcatttaaatgattttatctgtttctctttatattcttttatgtatttatttaaatttttaattttttttattttcttttattattattatatttgtaatgcttcttccactccctgctgcaatgcttttattttatgtgaagcactttgaactgttttgtatcAGCATCATCTTCAGCATCATCACCGTTCTGAGAACAGGAAGTGACCTCACCCCTTCCTGTCCAGCTCCTCCACGTCCGTCACCCTCAAACCGAAGATGAAGAGGTTCTCCTCGCCGGCCTCCTCGGCCATCTCCACCGTGGCTCCGTCCATGGTGCCGATGGTCAGCGCGCCGTTCACCATGAACTTCATGTTTCCTGTTCCGGAAGCTTCCGTTCCCGCCATGGAGATCTGCTCGGAAAGGTCTGCGGCCGGGATcactgagaaccagaaccaggaccaggaccagaaccagcagagtgagcaacagacttttacaaaataaaagcctgtgagcaacagacttttacaaaataaaagcctgtgagcaacatattttaacaaaataaaagcctgtgagcaagaagacaattcaacttggctgtaaatgcaggagtttttttacatttattttgaaatacatgcttttatgttgaaacaagtaaaaacaggaagtagcgccggttagctccgtgagcttcacagctgtagcggtgatgttacctgctagtttatctttattttatcactattttatcacacagacttttacaataataaaacctgcgttaatgcgcgataaaataatcatcagcgttaaataattaagttaagttaatgcgataataacgagttaacgtgcccagccctagttgtgacataacgtcagagttatttctaggttttagacacagattagttgaatgttttgtctaattgttttgatttttttggctaaaaaagttggcaaattcgttgcataaataaaaaaacaacacaaaaatgaaaTGGAAGAGAACCCTGAACGAGTCCAGATTCTCCAGAGAAGAAGGTTCTGGAGGACTCGGAGGAAAGAGAAGCGCCTGGGCTCCATGCTCTCACCTCTCTCAGCCAAAGACACTCTGTAGTTCTCCAGGAAGATCACTTTCAGCTTGTCTCCCACCGCCGGGTCGTTATTGATCACCTGACCCACCGACGTGATCAGCTTGATGATCTTCTTCGCCATGTGGTACCCTGGAGCTGCCTGCAGGGGGCGACACAGTGGAACCCCATGAGAACACTGGActcctccagatgttttcacatCTGAGACTAAACGAGCAGCACCTTCCCTCCGATGATCACCGTCCTGGGAACAAACCGCCGCTTGGGCTGCAGTTTGAttcctgaaaaacaaaagaaactgaaTCAGATtctccagcagggggcagcaaacccacaaaaaccaaaatgactctttaaaaatgtttactGGAAGACAAACAACATTTCATGTCACCAATATATTCTGAATATTAATCCATcacataaataaaaagagaacgTCTGAATCCAAGATTTGAACCAAAACATCTATTGTTAAATATTTTGGttaattttctctaaatttcaCCCGGACATCTTCCATAtgaacgcttcctgttagctgcgtgagctaacggccaaacacttcctgttagctgcatgagctaacggccaaacacttcctgttagctgcatgagctaacggccaaacgtttcctgttagctgcacgagctaacggccaaacgttTCCTGTCTGTTATGTGCTGGTAGAAATGAGAtgttaatgtgttaatgtgggACTTTCTTTATTAAGGGGGGCGGGGCTTAAAGCTGGTTAATCAAACCAATTCTCCAGTTTTTTAGCTTCAAACTGCAGCACCGTGTCCTGGTTTACGGTCCATGCCGTGTGAGAAGGATTCAAACTGCAGGTGTACCTGCAGCTTGGACCTGCTGGTGTTCTGGActaaaaacacatcagaaacTCAGAAACTCTTACGGTTGTAGAGCGTGATGGCGTGCAGACAGTTGAGCAGCTGCCTCTTGTACTCATGGATCCTCTTCACCTGGATGTCAAAAAGGGAGTCCGGGTTCACCTTCACCCGGTTGTGTTCCTCCAGGAAGGAGGCGAACTTCAGCTTGTTCTCCTGAGGGCAGACGGACACCTGTGAGAGGACGGACCAGAGGGCGAGGCCTCACCGGCGGGTCGGTTTCTGCTGCTACCTGTTTGACTTTGGCCACGTCTCTGATGAAGGATTCATCGTCCTCAAACTGGAGGATGTTCTTCAGCTGGAGGAGGTCTGTGAAGAAGTCTTCTCCGATCTTCTGCAGGAAGAAAAGCAACAAGGTCATGAAGAAGAAAGAATGCACAGGTGGGccaaggaagaagaagaatccCCAAAGGCCCGTCCAACAGATCAGAACCAGTCTTAGGGAGGCAGGTgtgtctttggctgtgttccaaaccgcatactcctactactcctccTAACTTAGtatgagttagtatgcgagtttgagtaagcagaagttcccagatgcatactagattctctgaaatgttgggtatgcatcatgaggttactactcatactcaaactacccaagatgcaacgtaacgtgacgtcgccgatcgtcatttcctgtcaaaacggcagtttcaagctagctacaacgagggtaggttcacttcctgttttcaaaacaaaagcaccaattgtatggtaatggctttccctatgataaaaggcaacgggtattttattttgtgaaaataacaggaagtgcgttagctcactgcggctagctttagtagcgccgaattcgtgggaacaaaattgtaaacagccggtattttgtcaggttttcaacacgttggggatctaaacgactactttctcgcctgaaaatgtttcaaatgttgctaaagtttacagagtttagagcttaagggaaatcagcttcaggccggctgatttcggctcgggcaggagcgaaatgcattgtgggtaaacgctctgcgtGTGCAGCGATACCTCAGCGATGATTTCAGACAGGCCGGGGttgcacagcagcagccagcggCGTGGAGTGATGCCGTTAGTTTTATTCTGGAACTTCTCCAGATCCATCTCATAGAAGTCTTTAAACCTGCAGAAGAAGAGGAACTGAGTCAGGGACGCCTGAGATGAGCAGATCGAGCAGGCGCCCTCTGGAAACTCACACGGTGTTCCTGATGATGTCCGAGTGGATCATGGCCACGCCGTTGACGGCGTGGGATCCGACCACACACAGGTGCGCCATGTTGATCGTCTTGGGGTCTCCCTCCTCGATCAGAGACATCCGCCGCAGACGGTCCACGTCGCCTGGAAACATGGCCGCGACCCTCTGGGACAGAAGGCGGACGCTTACAGCCCGTGTCGGGATTGAATCAAAGCGCAGAAGAAGAGCGGCGGCCTTACGTCCAGGTGTCTCTGGTTGATGTCGTAGATGATAAGCAGGTGTCGGGGCAGCAGCTGCTGGAACATGGCGACGGGCCAGCGCTCCAGCGCCTCGGGCAGCACCGTGTGGTTGGTGTACGCACAGGTGCGGCAGGTGATGTCCCACGCCTGAGCACACAGACGCACGGGTTAGTCACCTCCCATGGTCCCTCCCATGGTCCCTCCCATGGTCCCTTCCCTGGTCCCTCCCCTGGTCCCTTCCATGGTCCCTCCCATGGTCCCTCCCCTGGTCCCTTCCATGGTCCCTCCCATGGTCCCTTCCATGGTCCCTTCCATGGTCCCTCCCATGGTCCCTCCCCTGGTCCCTTCCATGGTCCCTCCCCTGGTCCCTTCCATGGTCCCTCCCCTGGTCCCTCCCCTGGTCCCTCCCCTGGTCCCTCCCCTGGTCCCTCCCATGGTCCCTCCCATGGTCCCTCCCATGGTCCCTTCCATGGTCCCTTCCATGGTCCCTCCCATGGTCCCTCCCCTGGTCCCTTCCATGGTCCCTCCCATGGTCCCTTCCATGGTCCCTCCCATGGTCCCTCCCCTGGTCCCTCCCCTGGTCCCTTCCATGGTCCCTCCCATGGTCCCTTCCATGGTCCCTCCCCTGGTCCCTTCCATGGTCCCTCCCATGGTCCCTCCCCTGGTCCCTCCCCTGGTCCCTCCCCTGGTCCCTCCCCTGGTCCCTTCCATGGTCCCTCCCCTGGTCCCTCCCCTGGTCCCTCCCCTGGTCCCTCCCATGGTCCCTCCCATGATCCCTCCCACGGTCCCTCCCCTGGTCCCTCCCACGGTCCCTCCCCTGGTCCCTCCCCTGGTCCCACGGACCTTGTCCCAGTCCAGCTTCTCCACGTCCACCAGGATCCGCATCAGTTCGGGGATGGCCAGCGCCGGGTGGGTGTCGTTCAGCTGGATCGCCACCTGGCAGGACGGGAAGGACAATCTGAGACCAGAGCCGCAGAAGGCCGACCAATGAGCAGCAGCCCCGCCCCCCAAAGATCCTTCAGAATTCCTTCAGAAGGTTTCACCTTCTCAGGGAACGTGTCGAAGGACGTCCGGACCGGGTCTCTGCAGCCGAACTTGGAGGACTTGAACCTGCGGATGGTGTCCTGCAGCGTGGCGGCGACCACAAAGTACTCCTGCTTCAGACGCAGCTCCTTCCCCTCGAAGAACTACGGAGACAAAGCCGTTACCTTCCGGTCAGCACCGCCGCCATCCCGCTGTGTGCGAGGTCGGGTCGGGTCGGACTCACGTTATCGTTGGGGTACAGAACTCTGGAGATGTTCTCGGCCAGGTTTCTGTGCAGCAAGGCTTCCACGTAATCTCCCAGATTAACTGCGGAGCAACAGAGGACAGAACACGCCTGGATTAACTGGGCTGAACTGGGCCGAACTTCTCTGGATTAACTGGGCTGAACTGGGCCAAACTGCTCTGGATTAACTGGGCTGAACTGGGCCAAACTGCTCTGGATTAACTGGACTGAACTGGGCCGAGCTGCTCTGGATTAACTGGGCCGAACTGGGCCGAGCAGCTCTGGATTAACTGGGCTGAACTGGGCCGGGCCGAGCCGCTCTGGATTAACTGGGCCGAGCTGGGCTAAACTGGGCCGAGCCCGACTGGATTAACTGGGCTAAACTGGGCCGAGCCCGACTGGATTAACTGGGCTGAACTGGGCCGAGCCCGACTGGATTAACTGGGCTGAACTGGGCCAAGCTACTCTGGATTAACTCGGCCAAACTGGGCCGAGCTGCTCTGGATTAACTGGGCCGAACTGGGCCGAGCAGCTCTGGATTAACTGGGCTGAACTGGGCCGGGCCGAGCCGCTCTGGATTAACTGGGCCGAGCTGGGCTAAACTGGGCCGAGCCCGACTGGATTAACTGGGCTAAACTGGGCCGAGCCCGACTGGATTAAC
This window harbors:
- the pygb gene encoding glycogen phosphorylase, brain form isoform X2, whose translation is MAPPLSDQQKRQQISVRGIAGLGDVAEIKRSFNRHLHFTLVKDRNVATSRDYYFALAHTVRDHLVGRWIRTQQHYYEKDPKRVYFLSLEFYMGRALQNTMINLGLQNACDEAIYQLGLDIEELEEIEEDAGLGNGGLGRLAACFLDSMATLGLAAYGYGIRYEFGIFNQRISNGWQVEEADDWLRFGNPWEKARPEYMLPVHYYGRVLKTESGMKWTDTQVVLAMPYDTPVPGYRNNTVNTMRLWSAKAPNDFNLQNFNLGDYVEALLHRNLAENISRVLYPNDNFFEGKELRLKQEYFVVAATLQDTIRRFKSSKFGCRDPVRTSFDTFPEKVAIQLNDTHPALAIPELMRILVDVEKLDWDKAWDITCRTCAYTNHTVLPEALERWPVAMFQQLLPRHLLIIYDINQRHLDRVAAMFPGDVDRLRRMSLIEEGDPKTINMAHLCVVGSHAVNGVAMIHSDIIRNTVFKDFYEMDLEKFQNKTNGITPRRWLLLCNPGLSEIIAEKIGEDFFTDLLQLKNILQFEDDESFIRDVAKVKQENKLKFASFLEEHNRVKVNPDSLFDIQVKRIHEYKRQLLNCLHAITLYNRIKLQPKRRFVPRTVIIGGKAAPGYHMAKKIIKLITSVGQVINNDPAVGDKLKVIFLENYRVSLAERVIPAADLSEQISMAGTEASGTGNMKFMVNGALTIGTMDGATVEMAEEAGEENLFIFGLRVTDVEELDRKGYDATEYYNRLPELKLAVDQIQSGFFSLAEPDLFRDLTEMLMKHDRFKVFADYEAYVKCQERVGKLYENPREWTRMVIRNIAASGKFSSDRTVAQYACEIWGVEPSGVKIPPPNEPPFQNLSRT
- the pygb gene encoding glycogen phosphorylase, brain form isoform X1, which codes for MAPPLSDQQKRQQISVRGIAGLGDVAEIKRSFNRHLHFTLVKDRNVATSRDYYFALAHTVRDHLVGRWIRTQQHYYEKDPKRVYFLSLEFYMGRALQNTMINLGLQNACDEAIYQLGLDIEELEEIEEDAGLGNGGLGRLAACFLDSMATLGLAAYGYGIRYEFGIFNQRISNGWQVEEADDWLRFGNPWEKARPEYMLPVHYYGRVLKTESGMKWTDTQVVLAMPYDTPVPGYRNNTVNTMRLWSAKAPNDFNLQNFNLGDYVEALLHRNLAENISRVLYPNDNFFEGKELRLKQEYFVVAATLQDTIRRFKSSKFGCRDPVRTSFDTFPEKVAIQLNDTHPALAIPELMRILVDVEKLDWDKAWDITCRTCAYTNHTVLPEALERWPVAMFQQLLPRHLLIIYDINQRHLDRVAAMFPGDVDRLRRMSLIEEGDPKTINMAHLCVVGSHAVNGVAMIHSDIIRNTVFKDFYEMDLEKFQNKTNGITPRRWLLLCNPGLSEIIAEKIGEDFFTDLLQLKNILQFEDDESFIRDVAKVKQENKLKFASFLEEHNRVKVNPDSLFDIQVKRIHEYKRQLLNCLHAITLYNRIKLQPKRRFVPRTVIIGGKAAPGYHMAKKIIKLITSVGQVINNDPAVGDKLKVIFLENYRVSLAERVIPAADLSEQISMAGTEASGTGNMKFMVNGALTIGTMDGATVEMAEEAGEENLFIFGLRVTDVEELDRKGYDATEYYNRLPELKLAVDQIQSGFFSLAEPDLFRDLTEMLMKHDRFKVFADYEAYVKCQERVGKLYENPREWTRMVIRNIAASGKFSSDRTVAQYACEIWGVEPSGVKIPPPNEPPFQNLSRTSTEPEPEQNHHFLAL